The Thermotoga maritima MSB8 region GAAAGCTATTTCGAAGCTCTTGGTCTTCCTGTTAGAGTGCTTGATTCTTATCCCCATCAGCTCTCCGGTGGTATGAGACAAAGAGTCACAATAGCCCTCGCAACCGTTTTGAACCCTAAAGTGATATTCGCGGATGAACCAACAACAGCCCTCGATGTTGTGGTTCAAAGGGGAGTGATACAACTTCTTAAAAAGATACACAAAGAGCAGAAGAATACATTGGTCATCGTCACACACGATATGGGAGTTCACGCACATCTTGCTACTAGAATCGGCGTAATGTACGCGGGAAGATTGATAGAAGAAGCAGAAACCCATGAGATATTCAAAAATCCTCTTCATCCGTACACAAGGTTCCTAATAAACTCACTTCCAAGATTCGGTGATCGCTCCCGCAAAGAAGGAACACCAGGTTCTCCTCCTTCTCTTGCAAATCTTCCTTCTGGATGTCCTTTTCATCCAAGATGTCCTATTGCGGATCAAATTTGTATGGAGATGGAACCTGACCTTATAGAAGTTGCTAGAAATCATAAAGTGGCTTGCTGGAAAGTAGGTGTTGAGCGATGAGGGTGTCTGTTCGAAATTTAACGAAGATATTTAGAGTAGGAAGCATTTTTTCTCTGAAAAAACTTGTAGCAATTGATAACGTTTCTTTTGAAATTGGCTCTGGGGAAATTTTCT contains the following coding sequences:
- a CDS encoding ABC transporter ATP-binding protein — encoded protein: MEKIAVAENLRAYYFIKSGDKTTSIRAVDNVSLHFFENEVYGIAGESGCGKSTLLKVLFGEIKPPLKLVDGEVVFKLDGEEYRINSMSLDQLKKIRWKYVSYVPQGSMSVLNPVRKIRRIFLDVIEEHTSMSREEAFSRIESYFEALGLPVRVLDSYPHQLSGGMRQRVTIALATVLNPKVIFADEPTTALDVVVQRGVIQLLKKIHKEQKNTLVIVTHDMGVHAHLATRIGVMYAGRLIEEAETHEIFKNPLHPYTRFLINSLPRFGDRSRKEGTPGSPPSLANLPSGCPFHPRCPIADQICMEMEPDLIEVARNHKVACWKVGVER